The DNA window GCGCACATCACGTTCCCCAGCGGCCGGACCGCCGACGAGGTGGCACCGAGCGAGCTGGCGGTGGTGATCTGGGCGGCCAACCTGGGCACGCTGCGGTTCCACCCGTGGCCCGTGTCGAAGGCCGACGTGGAGCGCCCCGATCAGTTGCGCATCGATCTCGACCCGATGCCGGGGGTGGACTTCGCGCAGGTGGTGCCGGTGGCCCACGAGGTGCGGGCGTTCCTGGCCGAGCTGGGCATGGAGGGTTACCCGAAGACCACCGGTGGGCGCGGCATCCACGTCTACCTGTCGATCGAGCCGCGGTGGAGCTTCGGCGAGTGCCGGCGGGCGGTGCTGGCGCTCGGCCTGGAGATGCGGCGCCGGCGGCCAGACCTGGTCACCACGACCTGGTGGCGCGACAAGCGCGACCGGCCGGTCTTCGTCGACTACAACCAGATGGCCCGCGACCACACCATGACCTCGGCGTACTCGATCCGCCCCACCCCCGCGGCGCTGGTCTCGGCGCCGCTGGAGTGGGCCGAGCTGGACGACGCCCGGCCGGAGGACTTCGACGTGCTCAGCATGCCGGCCCGGTTCGCCGACCGCGGAGATCCGCACGCCGGCCTGGACGGCCGCCGGCACTCGCTGGAGCCGTTGCTGGAACTGGCCGACTCCGCGGGCCTGGAGTCACCGCCGGAGCGCTGACCGGCTCAGGCCCAGGGGCTCTGCGTGCCGTCGAACTCCTCGAAGACCAGCCAGGTGCGGGTGGAGAGCACCCCGGCGATGCTCTGCACCCGGTCCAGCACCACGTCCCGCAGGGTGGCGTTGTCCGGCGCGCGGACCAGCGCCAGCACGTCGTGCTCGCCGCTGAGCAGCGCCGCATGCTCGATGTAGCGCACCTGGGCCAGCTCCGACGAAACCTCCCGCCAGGTGTTCTGCTCGATCGTCAGCGCGATGTACGCCGAGGTGCCCAGCCCGGCCGGCTCCGGCGCCACCCGTGCGGTGAAGCCGGTGAGTACGCCGTCGCGCAGCAGCCGCTCCACCCGGGCGTACGCGTTGGTGCGCGAGACGTGCACCCGCTCGGCGAGCGTGCGGATGGAGAGCCGGGCGTCGGCGACCAGCTCACCCAGGATCCGCCTGTCGACCTCGTCGAGCGGCCCGGCCGAACGTCCCGTTCCGCCCGCCCCGCCCGGTGTGGCGCCGGTCTCCTGGCTCACCCCGCTCACCTCCCGCTGCCATTCGTCCCGCGTTCATCGCGGATGTTGAGTCAATCATCCCTGGGCAGGAGCATAGGGCCACCACACGTCCAGGAGGTCCCCGCCGTGACGACCACACCCCAGGCGGTCCGCAGGGCATCCCCGCGTACCCGCC is part of the Micromonospora sp. WMMD980 genome and encodes:
- a CDS encoding DNA primase small subunit domain-containing protein, which produces MFCVASAAAEEIRVGERLVRVSSPDKPYFPERGLSKLDVVRYFLAVGDGILRALRDRPTMLERWPRGVFEGATVATRQTNKGDAFYQKRLPAGAPDWVRTAHITFPSGRTADEVAPSELAVVIWAANLGTLRFHPWPVSKADVERPDQLRIDLDPMPGVDFAQVVPVAHEVRAFLAELGMEGYPKTTGGRGIHVYLSIEPRWSFGECRRAVLALGLEMRRRRPDLVTTTWWRDKRDRPVFVDYNQMARDHTMTSAYSIRPTPAALVSAPLEWAELDDARPEDFDVLSMPARFADRGDPHAGLDGRRHSLEPLLELADSAGLESPPER
- a CDS encoding Lrp/AsnC family transcriptional regulator, which produces MSQETGATPGGAGGTGRSAGPLDEVDRRILGELVADARLSIRTLAERVHVSRTNAYARVERLLRDGVLTGFTARVAPEPAGLGTSAYIALTIEQNTWREVSSELAQVRYIEHAALLSGEHDVLALVRAPDNATLRDVVLDRVQSIAGVLSTRTWLVFEEFDGTQSPWA